One Ailuropoda melanoleuca isolate Jingjing chromosome 14, ASM200744v2, whole genome shotgun sequence DNA segment encodes these proteins:
- the LOC100468240 gene encoding zinc finger protein 396, translating into MFAKLRKSSLLPQTPEESDSILIVKMEEEEPACDLDSSLPWSCCCSPETFRQCFRQFGYQESPGPREALSRLRELCYQWLRPEVNSKEQILELLVLEQFLAILPEELQGWLREHRPENGEEAVTLLEELEKDLDGPAEQVFFGQNEDMLAEKLTSWEMTQESPSSRIKPVKQQLPLAPGEFHSRQKGKDTKTINVNSASTQKTSPGMELHYNVPNTLHMGAPQSCTYRRAYEQNGKFERRQKNPSGKKQHKCDECGKVFSQSSALILHHRIHSGEKPYACDVCAKAFSRSAVLIQHRRTHTGEKPYKCHECGKAFSQSSNLLRHRKRHTKEKVPSVL; encoded by the exons ATGTTTGCAAAACTGAGAAAGTCATCACTCCTTCCACAAACTCCAGAGGAGTCTGACAGCATTCTGATAGtgaagatggaagaggaagagcCAGCCTGTGATCTGGACTCCAGCCTCCCCTGGAGCTGCTGCTGCAGTCCAGAGACCTTCCGCCAGTGTTTCAGGCAGTTTGGCTACCAGGAGTCCCCTGGGCCCCGGGAGGCTCTGAGCCGGCTCCGGGAACTTTGCTACCAGTGGCTGAGGCCGGAGGTGAACTCCAAGGAGCAGAtcctggagctgctggtgctGGAGCAGTTCCTGGCCATCCTGCCTGAGGAGCTGCAGGGCTGGCTGCGAGAGCACCGGCCCGAGAATGGAGAGGAAGCCGTCACTCTgctggaggagctggagaaagatcTTGACGGGCCAGCTGAGCAG GTCTTTTTTGGACAAAATGAGGACATGCTTGCCGAGAAGCTGACATCTTGGGAAATGACTCAGGAGTCACCAAGTAGCAGAATCAAGCCTGTAAAGCAGCAGCTGCCCCTGGCACCAGGGGAGTTTCACTCAAGACAAAAAG GTAAAGACACGAAAACTATAAATGTGAATTCAGCTTCGACGCAAAAGACTTCTCCAGGCATGGAACTGCATTACAATGTTCCTAACACCCTTCATATGGGTGCTCCCCAGAGTTGCACGTATAGAAGAGCCTATGAACAAAATGGCAAGtttgaaagaagacagaaaaacccttctggaaaaaaacaacacaagtgTGATGAATGTGGCAAAGTCTTCAGTCAGAGCTCAGCCCTTATCCTCCATCACAGAATCCACAGTGGGGAGAAACCTTACGCATGTGATGTGTGCGCCAAGGCTTTCAGCCGGAGTGCCGTCCTGATACAGCATCGAAGAACACACACTGGGGAAAAACCTTACAAGTGtcatgaatgtgggaaagcctttagtcAGAGCTCAAATCTTCTCAGACATAGGAAaagacacacaaaagaaaaagtccCATCAGTGTTGTAA